A window from Dysidea avara chromosome 2, odDysAvar1.4, whole genome shotgun sequence encodes these proteins:
- the LOC136247460 gene encoding tyrosinase-like: protein MEQIVWIILITAAGLCGAQLPKVCTLDKGDSFDFTCCPDVPGYGICGGSQRGYCQNITSMYPTYDCSGTNSESRYCKADLYLRNRINSNQRDLRFKWPTEIFQNVCQCNANYAGYDCMRCKPGYQGDDCMQKISYMRKNFLTLDVNEQREFMHILNLTKFTVDSGITVPIREPVSQSASASFVEVSLFDAFATYHYYTNRDKMINDCDEDTKLHKTCNDDEMCPIPDFAHWGPAFITWHRGYLLYLEEEVRYMLKRMNYSGEFYNSNNFSLHYWDWTDDSDTERNRNNIWRITGDDNIYSNDETCEPINIAGYFESWRIVCHNHKEDLCSDDDKICNPAGEMLDEREKVNRSVGCGRKRQCLARVESMEEMNMGPKETSFPSKQDFQAALCKREYDSEPFNFHKDNGGFRNALEGFEDLCNSRGELCKENKKIKWPFFELHNRLHVYIGGTMSDIVISSNDPLFYLHHSNVDRFYESWLEEHNGVYQPQSFSYDVAPGHNYLEPLVILFPRVTNEDMHKRSVEFGYTYDELVSIDNSIDCQKYINRDCDIADPGDNNNGDDSGESNTNGDSESNTNGDSESNTNGDSEENNSNEENNSNDIPGTNGDGNNRNRNNNQSSSAITEYSKVTTFVSSLLLLLMSIN from the exons ATGGAACAAATTGTTTGGATAATATTAATCACAGCCGCTGGTTTGTG TGGTGCACAACTACCAAAAGTTTGTACTCTTGACAAAGGTGATTCTTTTGACTTCACATGTTGTCCTGATGTTCCTGGTTATGGAATTTGTGGAGGATCCCAACGAGGTTACTGTCAAAACATAACAAGTATGTATCCAACATACGATTGTAGTGGTACTAATTCTGAGTCAAGGTATTGCAAAGCAGACCTTTATCTAAGAAACAGGATAAACAGCAATCAAAGGGACTTAAGATTTAAATGGCCTACTGAAATATTCCAAAATGTTTGTCAGTGTAATGCCAACTATGCAGGGTATGATTGCATGAGGTGTAAACCTGGATATCAAGGAGATGACTGCATGCAAAAGATTTCCTACATGCGCAAAAACTTCTTAACACTTGATGTGAATGAGCAAAGAGAATTTATGCACATTCTTAATTTAACAAAATTTACTGTAGACTCTGGAATAACTGTTCCCATACGTGAACCTGTCTCCCAATCAGCTAGTGCTTCATTTGTTGAAGTATCCTTGTTTGATGCGTTTGCAACATACCATTATTACACAAACAGAGATAAGATGATTAATGACTGTGATGAAGATACTAAGCTTCACAAAACTTGCAATGATGATGAGATGTGTCCTATACCTGACTTTGCTCACTGGGGTCCGGCTTTTATAACATGGCATAGAGGTTATTTGCTCTATCTGGAAGAAGAAGTTCGGTACATGCTTAAAAGAATGAATTATAGTGGAGAATTTTATAATTCCAATAATTTTTCACTTCACTATTGGGACTGGACTGATGACAGTGACACTGAAAGAAACAGAAATAATATTTGGAGAATAACTGGTGATGATAATATTTATAGTAATGATGAGACATGTGAACCTATAAACATTGCAGGATACTTTGAATCATGGCGCATCGTATGTCATAATCACAAAGAGGACCTATGTTCAGATGACGATAAAATATGCAATCCAGCTGGAGAGATGTTGGATGAAAGAGAAAAAGTTAATAGGAGTGTAGGATGTGGTAGAAAAAGGCAATGTCTTGCTAGAGTAGAGAGTATGGAGGAAATGAATATGGGGCCAAAAGAAACATCATTTCCAAGCAAACAAGACTTTCAAGCAGCTCTATGCAAGAGAGAGTATGATTCAGAACCATTTAATTTTCATAAAGATAATGGTGGCTTTAGGAATGCACTAGAAGGATTTGAGGATTTGTGTAATAGTAGAGGTGAACTCTGTAAAGAAAACAAAAAGATAAAATGGCCTTTCTTTGAACTACACAACAGATTGCATGTTTATATTGGTGGAACAATGTCAGATATTGTGATTTCTAGTAATGATCCATTGTTTTACTTACATCATAGCAATGTTGATCGTTTTTATGAAAGTTGGCTGGAAGAGCACAATGGAGTGTACCAACCACAATCTTTTTCTTATGATGTTGCCCCAGGCCATAATTATCTGGAGCCGCTTGTAATATTATTCCCTCGAGTAACAAATGAAGATATGCATAAAAGATCAGTTGAGTTTGGTTACACCTATGATGAGCTTGTTAGCATAGACAATTCCATTGATTGCCAAAAGTATATTAATAGGGATTGTGACATTGCTGATCCAGGTGACAACAATAACGGTGACGATTCCGGTGAGAGTAACACCAATGGAGACTCTGAAAGTAACACCAATGGAGACTCTGAAAGTAACACCAATGGAGACTCTGAAGAGAACAATAGCAACGAGGAAAATAATAGTAATGATATCCCAGGTACTAACGGAGATGGTAACAACAGGAACAGAAATAATAATCAAAGTagcagtgcaattacagaataTTCAAAG